The following coding sequences are from one Lycium ferocissimum isolate CSIRO_LF1 chromosome 3, AGI_CSIRO_Lferr_CH_V1, whole genome shotgun sequence window:
- the LOC132049696 gene encoding auxin response factor 18-like isoform X1, which translates to MITFMDSKDKVMEEANLLDSQLWHACAGTMVKMPAIDSIVFYFPQGHAEHACGNVEFRNDIRIPSYIPCRVTGIKYMAEQETDEIFAKIRLTPISHNEVEIADDGMVAKIGSDNPHKPPSFAKTLTQSDANNGGGFSVPRYCADTIFPLLDYDADPPVQTLIAKDVHGKTWEFRHIFRGTPKRHLLTTGWSNFVNAKKLVAGDSIVFLRAENEDVCVGIRRVKKGITSGGFPPGWIPYENKLMRYGNTNLNENLMNRRKVKAESVIEAANLAAIGKPFEVTFYPSASTPEFFVNASRVKAALQIPWCSGMRFKMPFETEDSMLSWFMGTICSVQAADPTRWPDSPWRILQVTWDEPELLQNLKCVNPWLVELVSNMPAIHFSPYQPSLKRLRLPQDSYFPFNGHLTMSGFRGNRLLRPNGPFGCLPNDTPVGMQGARHAQYGLSLPDLHPNQLHSSLFSLGFPPHDHAATTSTPSNSTMIPKPSNNHHMSCLLTLGSSTQTVVKSDCEKAPQLVLFGQPIVIDNQISLSSPGDTISPDRAGNSSSDENACKKGNISDESVMTFDHRSLPDCLPCESFQSKHTVEIEHCEVFIESEDVGKTLDLSLLGSYDELHTELSNMSGIEILEMLNQVIYEDVTGAVKQLSDEPFSDFAKIARRLTILRDASNDNIGARE; encoded by the exons ATGATTACTTTTATGGATTCAAAGGACAAAGTAATGGAAGAAGCGAACTTGTTAGATTCTCAATTGTGGCATGCCTGTGCTGGTACTATGGTGAAAATGCCCGCAATTGATTCGATAGTGTTCTACTTTCCTCAGGGACACGCAGAGCACGCGTGTGGAAATGTAGAATTTAGGAATGACATTAGGATTCCATCATACATTCCTTGTAGAGTCACGGGTATTAAATACATGGCAGAACAAGAAACCGACGAGATTTTTGCCAAGATTAGGTTGACACCTATTAGTCATAATGAAGTCGAAATTGCTGACGATGGGATGGTTGCGAAAATCGGGTCGGATAATCCGCATAAACCCCCTTCATTTGCTAAGACATTGACTCAATCAGATGCGAATAACGGTGGGGGTTTTTCTGTCCCGAGGTATTGTGCAGATACAATTTTCCCTCTCTTGGACTACGATGCAGATCCTCCTGTTCAGACCCTCATAGCGAAGGATGTTCATGGGAAGACATGGGAATTCAGACATATTTTCAGAGGGACACCAAAGCGTCATCTTTTAACGACCGGTTGGAGTAATTTTGTGAATGCAAAAAAGCTCGTTGCAGGTGATTCAATTGTGTTCCTAAGGGCTGAAAATGAGGACGTTTGTGTAGGCATCCGCCGGGTAAAGAAGGGAATTACAAGTGGTGGGTTTCCACCTGGTTGGATACCATATGAGAATAAATTGATGAGATATGGGAATACGAACTTGAACGAGAACTTGATGAACAGGAGAAAAGTGAAGGCAGAATCAGTTATTGAAGCTGCAAATCTTGCAGCTATCGGAAAGCCCTTTGAAGTTACCTTCTATCCCAGTGCTAGCACTCCGGAGTTCTTTGTGAATGCGTCGCGTGTGAAGGCAGCATTGCAGATCCCTTGGTGCTCGGGGATGAGGTTCAAGATGCCCTTTGAAACCGAAGACTCAATGTTGAGCTGGTTCATGGGAACTATATGTTCTGTTCAAGCTGCTGATCCCACTCGATGGCCAGATTCGCCCTGGAGGATTCTTCAG GTGACATGGGACGAGCCAGAATTGcttcaaaatttgaaatgtgTCAACCCATGGCTTGTGGAATTAGTCTCAAACATGCCCGCAATCCACTTTTCTCCCTACCAGCCTTCACTAAAGAGACTTCGATTACCTCAAGAttcatattttccttttaatgGTCATCTTACTATGTCAGGTTTTCGTGGCAACCGCCTTTTGAGGCCCAATGGCCCCTTTGGTTGTCTTCCTAACGACACCCCTGTCGGCATGCAGGGAGCCAGGCATGCTCAATATGGTTTATCATTACCGGATCTCCACCCCAATCAGTTGCACTCAAGTCTGTTTTCTCTTGGTTTTCCTCCACATGATCATGCAGCTACAACCTCTACCCCCTCTAATAGTACAATGATTCCCAAGCCAAGTAACAACCATCATATGTCTTGTTTGCTAACCCTTGGAAGTTCCACCCAAACTGTGGTGAAATCTGACTGTGAGAAAGCACCACAGCTCGTACTCTTTGGTCAACCCATAGTTATTGATAATCAGATCTCTCTAAGCAGCCCAGGGGATACGATTTCTCCTGATCGTGCAGGGAATAGTTCTTCCgatgagaatgcatgtaaaAAAGGGAACATATCTGATGAATCGGTTATGACATTTGATCACCGCAGCCTACCAGACTGCTTACCATGTGAATCATTTCAATCAAAGCATACTGTGGAGATTGAACACTGTGAAGTTTTCATAGAATCAGAAGATGTAGGAAAAACATTGGATTTATCATTGTTGGGATCATACGACGAGTTGCACACGGAGTTGTCCAATATGTCAGGCATTGAAATTTTAGAGATGCTTAATCAAGTCATTTATGAAGATGTCACTGGTGCAGTGAAGCAACTTAGTGATGAACCATTTAG TGACTTCGCGAAAATAGCACGGAGGTTAACAATTTTAAGGGATGCAAGCAATGATAATATAGGAGCTAGGGAGTAG
- the LOC132049696 gene encoding auxin response factor 18-like isoform X2: protein MSGSDIERYCADTIFPLLDYDADPPVQTLIAKDVHGKTWEFRHIFRGTPKRHLLTTGWSNFVNAKKLVAGDSIVFLRAENEDVCVGIRRVKKGITSGGFPPGWIPYENKLMRYGNTNLNENLMNRRKVKAESVIEAANLAAIGKPFEVTFYPSASTPEFFVNASRVKAALQIPWCSGMRFKMPFETEDSMLSWFMGTICSVQAADPTRWPDSPWRILQVTWDEPELLQNLKCVNPWLVELVSNMPAIHFSPYQPSLKRLRLPQDSYFPFNGHLTMSGFRGNRLLRPNGPFGCLPNDTPVGMQGARHAQYGLSLPDLHPNQLHSSLFSLGFPPHDHAATTSTPSNSTMIPKPSNNHHMSCLLTLGSSTQTVVKSDCEKAPQLVLFGQPIVIDNQISLSSPGDTISPDRAGNSSSDENACKKGNISDESVMTFDHRSLPDCLPCESFQSKHTVEIEHCEVFIESEDVGKTLDLSLLGSYDELHTELSNMSGIEILEMLNQVIYEDVTGAVKQLSDEPFSDFAKIARRLTILRDASNDNIGARE, encoded by the exons ATGAGTGGTTCAGATATAGAAAG GTATTGTGCAGATACAATTTTCCCTCTCTTGGACTACGATGCAGATCCTCCTGTTCAGACCCTCATAGCGAAGGATGTTCATGGGAAGACATGGGAATTCAGACATATTTTCAGAGGGACACCAAAGCGTCATCTTTTAACGACCGGTTGGAGTAATTTTGTGAATGCAAAAAAGCTCGTTGCAGGTGATTCAATTGTGTTCCTAAGGGCTGAAAATGAGGACGTTTGTGTAGGCATCCGCCGGGTAAAGAAGGGAATTACAAGTGGTGGGTTTCCACCTGGTTGGATACCATATGAGAATAAATTGATGAGATATGGGAATACGAACTTGAACGAGAACTTGATGAACAGGAGAAAAGTGAAGGCAGAATCAGTTATTGAAGCTGCAAATCTTGCAGCTATCGGAAAGCCCTTTGAAGTTACCTTCTATCCCAGTGCTAGCACTCCGGAGTTCTTTGTGAATGCGTCGCGTGTGAAGGCAGCATTGCAGATCCCTTGGTGCTCGGGGATGAGGTTCAAGATGCCCTTTGAAACCGAAGACTCAATGTTGAGCTGGTTCATGGGAACTATATGTTCTGTTCAAGCTGCTGATCCCACTCGATGGCCAGATTCGCCCTGGAGGATTCTTCAG GTGACATGGGACGAGCCAGAATTGcttcaaaatttgaaatgtgTCAACCCATGGCTTGTGGAATTAGTCTCAAACATGCCCGCAATCCACTTTTCTCCCTACCAGCCTTCACTAAAGAGACTTCGATTACCTCAAGAttcatattttccttttaatgGTCATCTTACTATGTCAGGTTTTCGTGGCAACCGCCTTTTGAGGCCCAATGGCCCCTTTGGTTGTCTTCCTAACGACACCCCTGTCGGCATGCAGGGAGCCAGGCATGCTCAATATGGTTTATCATTACCGGATCTCCACCCCAATCAGTTGCACTCAAGTCTGTTTTCTCTTGGTTTTCCTCCACATGATCATGCAGCTACAACCTCTACCCCCTCTAATAGTACAATGATTCCCAAGCCAAGTAACAACCATCATATGTCTTGTTTGCTAACCCTTGGAAGTTCCACCCAAACTGTGGTGAAATCTGACTGTGAGAAAGCACCACAGCTCGTACTCTTTGGTCAACCCATAGTTATTGATAATCAGATCTCTCTAAGCAGCCCAGGGGATACGATTTCTCCTGATCGTGCAGGGAATAGTTCTTCCgatgagaatgcatgtaaaAAAGGGAACATATCTGATGAATCGGTTATGACATTTGATCACCGCAGCCTACCAGACTGCTTACCATGTGAATCATTTCAATCAAAGCATACTGTGGAGATTGAACACTGTGAAGTTTTCATAGAATCAGAAGATGTAGGAAAAACATTGGATTTATCATTGTTGGGATCATACGACGAGTTGCACACGGAGTTGTCCAATATGTCAGGCATTGAAATTTTAGAGATGCTTAATCAAGTCATTTATGAAGATGTCACTGGTGCAGTGAAGCAACTTAGTGATGAACCATTTAG TGACTTCGCGAAAATAGCACGGAGGTTAACAATTTTAAGGGATGCAAGCAATGATAATATAGGAGCTAGGGAGTAG
- the LOC132050935 gene encoding BTB/POZ domain-containing protein At5g03250-like: MAFVKLGSKSEAFRREGQAWHCTSGLPSDVTIEIGEMSFYLHKFPLISRSGLLAKLIKESCNDDASVCILQLSDIPGGAKAFELVAKFCYGVKIELTPLNIVSLRCASEYLQMIDEYSDGNLIAQTEAFLNDVFGNWTDTIKALETCEEVLPHAEELHIVSRCINSLAMKACTDTKLFNWPMSENGHEGTTGADVWNGICTGSNTQPVTDDWWYEDVSFLSLPLYKRLIQAVEAGGMRPENVAGALVFYAKKYIPLMNRQASFKDATSHNKSGSTISTPSEADQRALLEEIMELLPNQKGVTETRFLLRLLRSAMILQASPSCRENLERRVGLQLDQSALDDLLIPNMGYSVETLYDIDCFQRILDHFISIDQASSAPSPCIMEENQSMEGSHSLTSLTRVANLVDSYLSEVAPDVNFKFPKFQSLAATIPDFARPLSDGIYRAIDIYLKAHPWLTDSEREQICRLMNCQKLSLEACTHAAQNERLPLRVIVQVLFFEQLRLRTSISGWFFVSDNLDNSQTSLRGGNCDTNTGNGRGSSINDMRERVAELEKECNNMKQEFKKVVKTKKKWNVFCGRKSECDLNSVKPLKLHPPHVNEHKNHKNGDSS; the protein is encoded by the exons ATGGCATTTGTGAAACTTGGCTCGAAATCCGAGGCCTTCCGTCGTGAAGGCCAGGCTTG GCATTGCACATCAGGCCTTCCCAGTGATGTTACAATTGAAATTGGAGAAATGTCCTTTTATCTACACAAG TTCCCATTGATATCAAGAAGTGGACTACTAGCAAAGCTAATTAAAGAATCATGCAACGACGACGCATCAGTTTGCATCCTGCAGCTCAGTGACATACCTGGTGGTGCTAAAGCATTTGAGCTAGTAGCCAAATTCTGTTATGGTGTCAAAATAGAACTAACTCCTTTAAACATAGTGAGTCTTCGATGTGCATCGGAGTATCTGCAAATGATAGATGAATATAGTGATGGAAATCTCATTGCACAAACGGAGGCTTTTCTTAACGATGTTTTTGGGAATTGGACAGATACCATAAAGGCTCTTGAAACATGTGAAGAAGTTTTACCACATGCTGAAGAGCTTCATATTGTGTCTAGATGCATAAACTCCTTAGCAATGAAAGCTTGTACTGATACAAAGTTGTTTAACTGGCCTATGTCCGAAAATGGTCACGAGGGTACCACAGGCGCGGATGTGTGGAATGGTATATGCACCGGATCGAATACACAGCCCGTGACCGATGATTGGTGGTATGAAGACGTGTCGTTCCTTAGCTTACCTTTGTACAAACGGTTGATTCAGGCGGTTGAAGCGGGAGGAATGAGGCCGGAAAATGTAGCGGGTGCCcttgtgttttatgccaagAAATATATTCCCTTGATGAATAGACAAGCAAGTTTCAAGGATGCTACTAGCCATAATAAATCAGGGTCAACAATTTCCACTCCATCAGAGGCAGACCAAAGGGCACTTTTAGAGGAGATAATGGAGTTGCTACCAAATCAGAAAGGAGTAACAGAAACCAG GTTTCTTCTTAGGCTGCTCCGTTCCGCTATGATATTACAGGCGAGTCCATCCTGCAGGGAAAACTTGGAGAGAAGAGTGGGATTGCAGTTGGATCAATCCGCACTAGATGACTTGCTAATACCAAATATGGGATATTCAGTAGAGACTTTATATGACATAGACTGTTTTCAGAGAATTCTGGACCATTTTATATCAATAGACCAGGCTTCTTCTGCACCTTCTCCATGTATTATGGAAGAAAACCAATCGATGGAAGGTTCACATTCCTTGACTTCATTAACAAGGGTGGCGAATCTGGTGGATTCATATCTTTCTGAGGTGGCGCCCGATGTTAATTTCAAGTTCCCGAAATTTCAGTCTCTTGCTGCCACAATCCCAGATTTTGCAAGGCCACTTTCTGATGGTATCTATCGTGCAATCGATATATATTTGAAG GCACATCCTTGGCTCACAGACTCAGAAAGAGAGCAAATCTGCAGACTGATGAATTGCCAAAAGCTCTCGTTAGAAGCTTGCACACACGCTGCTCAAAACGAAAGGCTACCTCTTAGGGTCATAGTTCAAGTCTTGTTCTTTGAACAACTTCGGCTACGTACATCAATATCAGGATGGTTCTTCGTCTCTGATAATCTTGACAACTCCCAAACTTCTCTCCGTGGAGGCAACTGTGACACAAACACAGGAAATGGCAGAGGATCAAGTATCAATGACATGAGAGAGCGTGTTGCAGAGCtagaaaaagagtgcaacaacATGAAACAGGAGTTTAAGAAGGTGGTAAAAACGAAGAAAAAGTGGAACGTGTTTTGTGGAAGAAAATCTGAGTGTGACTTGAATTCAGTAAAGCCCTTGAAGCTACATCCTCCACATGTTAATGAGcacaaaaatcacaaaaatggAGACTCTAGTTGA